A stretch of Homo sapiens chromosome 12, GRCh38.p14 Primary Assembly DNA encodes these proteins:
- the CAPRIN2 gene encoding caprin-2 isoform X17, producing MLKLEAEKKKLRTILQVQYVLQNLTQEHVQKDFKGGLNGAVYLPSKELDYLIKFSKLTCPERNESLSVEDQMEQSSLYFWDLLEGSEKAVVGTTYKHLKDLLSKLLNSGYFESIPVPKNAKEKEVPLEEEMLIQSEKKTQLSKTESVKESESLMEFAQPEIQPQEFLNRRYMTEVDYSNKQGEEQPWEADYARKPNLPKRWDMLTEPDGQEKKQESFKSWEASGKHQEVSKPAVSLEQRKQDTSKLRSTLPEEQKKQEISKSKPSPSQWKQDTPKSKAGYVQEEQKKQETPKLWPVQLQKEQDPKKQTPKSWTPSMQSEQNTTKSWTTPMCEEQDSKQPETPKSWENNVESQKHSLTSQSQISPKSWGVATASLIPNDQLLPRKLNTEPKDVPKPVHQPVGSSSTLPKDPVLRKEKLQDLMTQIQGTCNFMQESVLDFDKPSSAIPTSQPPSATPGSPVASKEQNLSSQSDFLQEPLQATSSPVTCSSNACLVTTDQASSGSETEFMTSETPEAAIPPGKQPSSLASPNPPMAKGSEQGFQSPPASSSSVTINTAPFQAMQTVFNVNAPLPPRKEQEIKESPYSPGYNQSFTTASTQTPPQCQLPSIHVEQTVHSQETAQTNVFPRPTQPFVNSRGSVRGCTRGGRLITNSYRSPGGYKGFDTYRGLPSISNGNYSQLQFQAREYSGAPYSQRDNFQQCYKRGGTSGGPRANSRAGWSDSSQVSSPERDNETFNSGDSGQGDSRSMTPVDVPVTNPAATILPVHVYPLPQQMRVAFSAARTSNLAPGTLDQPIVFDLLLNNLGETFDLQLGRFNCPVNGTYVFIFHMLKLAVNVPLYVNLMKNEEVLVSAYANDGAPDHETASNHAILQLFQGDQIWLRLHRGAIYGSSWKYSTFSGYLLYQD from the exons TGTTGAAGACCAGATGGAGCAGTCATCCTTGTACTTTTGGGACCTTTTGGAAGGTAGTGAGAAAGCAGTGGTAGGAACGACAT ACAAACACTTGAAGGATCTACTGTCTAAATTGCTGAACTCAGGCTATTTTGAAAGTATCCCAGTTCCCAAAAATGCCAAGGAAAAGGAAGTACCACTGGAGGAAGAAATGCTAATACaatcagagaaaaaaacacaattatcGAAGACTGAATCTGTCAAAGAGTCAG AGTCTCTAATGGAATTTGCCCAGCCAGAGATACAACCACAAGAG TTTCTTAACAGACGCTATATGACAGAAGTAGATTATTCAAACAAACAAGGCGAAGAGCAACCTTGGGAAGCAGATTATGCTAGAAAACCAAATCTCCCAAAACGTTGGGATATGCTTACTGAACCAGATGGTCAAGAGAAGAAACAGGAGTCCTTTAAGTCCTGGGAGGCTTCTGGTAAGCACCAGGAGGTATCCAAGCCTGCAGTTTCCTTAGAACAGAGGAAACAAGACACCTCAAAACTCAGGTCTACTCTGCCGGAAGAGCAGAAGAAGCAGGAGATCTCCAAATCCAAGCCATCTCCTAGCCAGTGGAAGCAAGATACACCTAAATCCAAAGCAGGGTATGTTCAAGAGGAACAAAAGAAACAGGAGACACCAAAGCTGTGGCCAGTTCAGCTGCAGAAAGAACAAGATCCAAAGAAGCAAACTCCAAAGTCTTGGACACCTTCCATGCAGAGCGAACAGAACACCACCAAGTCATGGACCACTCCCATGTGTGAAGAACAGGATTCAAAACAGCCAGAGACTCCAAAATCCTGGGAAAACAATGTTGAGAGTCAAAAACACTCTTTAACATCACAGTCACAGATTTCTCCAAAGTCCTGGGGAGTAGCTACAGCAAGCCTCATACCAAATGACCAGCTGCTGCCCAGGAAGTTGAACACAGAACCCAAAGAT GTGCCTAAGCCTGTGCATCAGCCTGTAGGTTCTTCCTCTACCCTTCCGAAGGATCCAGTattgaggaaagaaaaactgCAGGATCTGATGACTCAGATTCAAGGAACTTGTAACTTTATGCAA GAGTCTGTTCTTGACTTTGACAAACCTTCAAGTGCAATTCCAACGTCACAACCGCCTTCAGCTACTCCAGGTAGCCCCGTAG CATCTAAAGAACAAAATCTGTCCAGTCAAAGTGATTTTCTTCAAGAGCCGTTACAG GCTACTTCTTCTCCAGTTACTTGTAGCTCAAATGCTTGCTTGGTTACTACCGATCAGGCTTCTTCTGGATCTGAAACAGAGTTTATGACCTCAGAGACTCCTGAG GCAGCAATTCCCCCAGGCAAGCAACCGTCTTCACTAGCTTCTCCAAATCCTCCCATGGCAAAGGGCTCTGAACAGGGCTTCCAGTCACCTCCAGCAAGTAGTAGTTCAGTAACCATTAACACAGCACCCTTTCAAGCCATGCAGACA GTATTTAACGTTAATGCACCTCTGCCTCCACgaaaagaacaagaaataaaagaatccCCTTATTCACCTGGCTACAATCAAAGTTTTACCACAGCAAGTACACAAACACCACCCCAGTGCCAACTGCCATCTATACATGTAGAACAAACTGTCCATTCTCAAGAGACTG CACAGACGAATGTGTTTCCCAGACCTACTCAGCCATTTGTCAATAGCCGGGGATCTGTTAGAGGATGTACTCGTGGTGGGAGATTAATAACCAATTCCTATCGGTCCCCTGGTGGTTATAAAG gTTTTGATACTTATAGAGGACTCCCTTCAATTTCCAATGGAAATTATAGCCAGCTGCAGTTCCAAGCTAGAGAGTATTCTGGAGCACCTTATTCCCAAAGG GATAATTTCCAGCAGTGTTATAAGCGAGGAGGGACATCTGGTGGTCCACGAGCAAATTCGAGAG CAGGGTGGAGTGATTCTTCTCAGGTGAGCAGCCCAGAAAGAGACAACGAAACCTTTAACAGTGGTGACTCTGGACAAGGAGACTCCCGTAGCATGACCCCTGTGGATGTGCCAGTGACAAATCCAGCAGCCACCATACTGCCAGTACACGTCTACCCTCTGCCTCAGCAGATGCGAGTTGCCTTCTCAGCAGCCAGAACCTCTAATCTGGCCCCTGGAACTTTAGACCAACCTATTGTGTTTGATCTTCTTCTGAACAACTTAGGAGAAACTTTTGATCTTCAGCTTGGTAGATTTAATTGCCCAGTGAATGGCACTTACGTTTTCATTTTTCACATGCTAAAGCTGGCAGTGAATGTGCCACTGTATGTCAACCTCATGAAGAATGAAGAGGTCTTGGTATCAGCCTATGCCAATGATGGTGCTCCAGACCATGAAACTGCTAGCAATCATGCAATTCTTCAGCTCTTCCAGGGAGACCAGATATGGTTACGTCTGCACAGGGGAGCAATTTATGGAAGTAGCTGGAAATATTCTACGTTTTCAGGCTATCTTCTTTATCAAGATTGA
- the CAPRIN2 gene encoding caprin-2 isoform 33 (isoform 33 is encoded by transcript variant 54) has translation MLIQSEKKTQLSKTESVKESESLMEFAQPEIQPQEFLNRRYMTEVDYSNKQGEEQPWEADYARKPNLPKRWDMLTEPDGQEKKQESFKSWEASGKHQEVSKPAVSLEQRKQDTSKLRSTLPEEQKKQEISKSKPSPSQWKQDTPKSKAGYVQEEQKKQETPKLWPVQLQKEQDPKKQTPKSWTPSMQSEQNTTKSWTTPMCEEQDSKQPETPKSWENNVESQKHSLTSQSQISPKSWGVATASLIPNDQLLPRKLNTEPKDVPKPVHQPVGSSSTLPKDPVLRKEKLQDLMTQIQGTCNFMQESVLDFDKPSSAIPTSQPPSATPGSPVASKEQNLSSQSDFLQEPLQVFNVNAPLPPRKEQEIKESPYSPGYNQSFTTASTQTPPQCQLPSIHVEQTVHSQETANYHPDGTIQVSNGSLAFYPAQTNVFPRPTQPFVNSRGSVRGCTRGGRLITNSYRSPGGYKGFDTYRGLPSISNGNYSQLQFQAREYSGAPYSQRDNFQQCYKRGGTSGGPRANSRAGWSDSSQVSSPERDNETFNSGDSGQGDSRSMTPVDVPVTNPAATILPVHVYPLPQQMRVAFSAARTSNLAPGTLDQPIVFDLLLNNLGETFDLQLGRFNCPVNGTYVFIFHMLKLAVNVPLYVNLMKNEEVLVSAYANDGAPDHETASNHAILQLFQGDQIWLRLHRGAIYGSSWKYSTFSGYLLYQD, from the exons ATGCTAATACaatcagagaaaaaaacacaattatcGAAGACTGAATCTGTCAAAGAGTCAG AGTCTCTAATGGAATTTGCCCAGCCAGAGATACAACCACAAGAG TTTCTTAACAGACGCTATATGACAGAAGTAGATTATTCAAACAAACAAGGCGAAGAGCAACCTTGGGAAGCAGATTATGCTAGAAAACCAAATCTCCCAAAACGTTGGGATATGCTTACTGAACCAGATGGTCAAGAGAAGAAACAGGAGTCCTTTAAGTCCTGGGAGGCTTCTGGTAAGCACCAGGAGGTATCCAAGCCTGCAGTTTCCTTAGAACAGAGGAAACAAGACACCTCAAAACTCAGGTCTACTCTGCCGGAAGAGCAGAAGAAGCAGGAGATCTCCAAATCCAAGCCATCTCCTAGCCAGTGGAAGCAAGATACACCTAAATCCAAAGCAGGGTATGTTCAAGAGGAACAAAAGAAACAGGAGACACCAAAGCTGTGGCCAGTTCAGCTGCAGAAAGAACAAGATCCAAAGAAGCAAACTCCAAAGTCTTGGACACCTTCCATGCAGAGCGAACAGAACACCACCAAGTCATGGACCACTCCCATGTGTGAAGAACAGGATTCAAAACAGCCAGAGACTCCAAAATCCTGGGAAAACAATGTTGAGAGTCAAAAACACTCTTTAACATCACAGTCACAGATTTCTCCAAAGTCCTGGGGAGTAGCTACAGCAAGCCTCATACCAAATGACCAGCTGCTGCCCAGGAAGTTGAACACAGAACCCAAAGAT GTGCCTAAGCCTGTGCATCAGCCTGTAGGTTCTTCCTCTACCCTTCCGAAGGATCCAGTattgaggaaagaaaaactgCAGGATCTGATGACTCAGATTCAAGGAACTTGTAACTTTATGCAA GAGTCTGTTCTTGACTTTGACAAACCTTCAAGTGCAATTCCAACGTCACAACCGCCTTCAGCTACTCCAGGTAGCCCCGTAG CATCTAAAGAACAAAATCTGTCCAGTCAAAGTGATTTTCTTCAAGAGCCGTTACAG GTATTTAACGTTAATGCACCTCTGCCTCCACgaaaagaacaagaaataaaagaatccCCTTATTCACCTGGCTACAATCAAAGTTTTACCACAGCAAGTACACAAACACCACCCCAGTGCCAACTGCCATCTATACATGTAGAACAAACTGTCCATTCTCAAGAGACTG CAAATTATCATCCTGATGGAACTATTCAAGTAAGCAATGGTAGCCTTGCCTTTTACCCAGCACAGACGAATGTGTTTCCCAGACCTACTCAGCCATTTGTCAATAGCCGGGGATCTGTTAGAGGATGTACTCGTGGTGGGAGATTAATAACCAATTCCTATCGGTCCCCTGGTGGTTATAAAG gTTTTGATACTTATAGAGGACTCCCTTCAATTTCCAATGGAAATTATAGCCAGCTGCAGTTCCAAGCTAGAGAGTATTCTGGAGCACCTTATTCCCAAAGG GATAATTTCCAGCAGTGTTATAAGCGAGGAGGGACATCTGGTGGTCCACGAGCAAATTCGAGAG CAGGGTGGAGTGATTCTTCTCAGGTGAGCAGCCCAGAAAGAGACAACGAAACCTTTAACAGTGGTGACTCTGGACAAGGAGACTCCCGTAGCATGACCCCTGTGGATGTGCCAGTGACAAATCCAGCAGCCACCATACTGCCAGTACACGTCTACCCTCTGCCTCAGCAGATGCGAGTTGCCTTCTCAGCAGCCAGAACCTCTAATCTGGCCCCTGGAACTTTAGACCAACCTATTGTGTTTGATCTTCTTCTGAACAACTTAGGAGAAACTTTTGATCTTCAGCTTGGTAGATTTAATTGCCCAGTGAATGGCACTTACGTTTTCATTTTTCACATGCTAAAGCTGGCAGTGAATGTGCCACTGTATGTCAACCTCATGAAGAATGAAGAGGTCTTGGTATCAGCCTATGCCAATGATGGTGCTCCAGACCATGAAACTGCTAGCAATCATGCAATTCTTCAGCTCTTCCAGGGAGACCAGATATGGTTACGTCTGCACAGGGGAGCAATTTATGGAAGTAGCTGGAAATATTCTACGTTTTCAGGCTATCTTCTTTATCAAGATTGA
- the CAPRIN2 gene encoding caprin-2 isoform 34 (isoform 34 is encoded by transcript variant 55) produces the protein MEFAQPEIQPQEFLNRRYMTEVDYSNKQGEEQPWEADYARKPNLPKRWDMLTEPDGQEKKQESFKSWEASGKHQEVSKPAVSLEQRKQDTSKLRSTLPEEQKKQEISKSKPSPSQWKQDTPKSKAGYVQEEQKKQETPKLWPVQLQKEQDPKKQTPKSWTPSMQSEQNTTKSWTTPMCEEQDSKQPETPKSWENNVESQKHSLTSQSQISPKSWGVATASLIPNDQLLPRKLNTEPKDVPKPVHQPVGSSSTLPKDPVLRKEKLQDLMTQIQGTCNFMQESVLDFDKPSSAIPTSQPPSATPGSPVASKEQNLSSQSDFLQEPLQVFNVNAPLPPRKEQEIKESPYSPGYNQSFTTASTQTPPQCQLPSIHVEQTVHSQETAANYHPDGTIQVSNGSLAFYPAQTNVFPRPTQPFVNSRGSVRGCTRGGRLITNSYRSPGGYKGFDTYRGLPSISNGNYSQLQFQAREYSGAPYSQRDNFQQCYKRGGTSGGPRANSRAGWSDSSQVSSPERDNETFNSGDSGQGDSRSMTPVDVPVTNPAATILPVHVYPLPQQMRVAFSAARTSNLAPGTLDQPIVFDLLLNNLGETFDLQLGRFNCPVNGTYVFIFHMLKLAVNVPLYVNLMKNEEVLVSAYANDGAPDHETASNHAILQLFQGDQIWLRLHRGAIYGSSWKYSTFSGYLLYQD, from the exons ATGGAATTTGCCCAGCCAGAGATACAACCACAAGAG TTTCTTAACAGACGCTATATGACAGAAGTAGATTATTCAAACAAACAAGGCGAAGAGCAACCTTGGGAAGCAGATTATGCTAGAAAACCAAATCTCCCAAAACGTTGGGATATGCTTACTGAACCAGATGGTCAAGAGAAGAAACAGGAGTCCTTTAAGTCCTGGGAGGCTTCTGGTAAGCACCAGGAGGTATCCAAGCCTGCAGTTTCCTTAGAACAGAGGAAACAAGACACCTCAAAACTCAGGTCTACTCTGCCGGAAGAGCAGAAGAAGCAGGAGATCTCCAAATCCAAGCCATCTCCTAGCCAGTGGAAGCAAGATACACCTAAATCCAAAGCAGGGTATGTTCAAGAGGAACAAAAGAAACAGGAGACACCAAAGCTGTGGCCAGTTCAGCTGCAGAAAGAACAAGATCCAAAGAAGCAAACTCCAAAGTCTTGGACACCTTCCATGCAGAGCGAACAGAACACCACCAAGTCATGGACCACTCCCATGTGTGAAGAACAGGATTCAAAACAGCCAGAGACTCCAAAATCCTGGGAAAACAATGTTGAGAGTCAAAAACACTCTTTAACATCACAGTCACAGATTTCTCCAAAGTCCTGGGGAGTAGCTACAGCAAGCCTCATACCAAATGACCAGCTGCTGCCCAGGAAGTTGAACACAGAACCCAAAGAT GTGCCTAAGCCTGTGCATCAGCCTGTAGGTTCTTCCTCTACCCTTCCGAAGGATCCAGTattgaggaaagaaaaactgCAGGATCTGATGACTCAGATTCAAGGAACTTGTAACTTTATGCAA GAGTCTGTTCTTGACTTTGACAAACCTTCAAGTGCAATTCCAACGTCACAACCGCCTTCAGCTACTCCAGGTAGCCCCGTAG CATCTAAAGAACAAAATCTGTCCAGTCAAAGTGATTTTCTTCAAGAGCCGTTACAG GTATTTAACGTTAATGCACCTCTGCCTCCACgaaaagaacaagaaataaaagaatccCCTTATTCACCTGGCTACAATCAAAGTTTTACCACAGCAAGTACACAAACACCACCCCAGTGCCAACTGCCATCTATACATGTAGAACAAACTGTCCATTCTCAAGAGACTG CAGCAAATTATCATCCTGATGGAACTATTCAAGTAAGCAATGGTAGCCTTGCCTTTTACCCAGCACAGACGAATGTGTTTCCCAGACCTACTCAGCCATTTGTCAATAGCCGGGGATCTGTTAGAGGATGTACTCGTGGTGGGAGATTAATAACCAATTCCTATCGGTCCCCTGGTGGTTATAAAG gTTTTGATACTTATAGAGGACTCCCTTCAATTTCCAATGGAAATTATAGCCAGCTGCAGTTCCAAGCTAGAGAGTATTCTGGAGCACCTTATTCCCAAAGG GATAATTTCCAGCAGTGTTATAAGCGAGGAGGGACATCTGGTGGTCCACGAGCAAATTCGAGAG CAGGGTGGAGTGATTCTTCTCAGGTGAGCAGCCCAGAAAGAGACAACGAAACCTTTAACAGTGGTGACTCTGGACAAGGAGACTCCCGTAGCATGACCCCTGTGGATGTGCCAGTGACAAATCCAGCAGCCACCATACTGCCAGTACACGTCTACCCTCTGCCTCAGCAGATGCGAGTTGCCTTCTCAGCAGCCAGAACCTCTAATCTGGCCCCTGGAACTTTAGACCAACCTATTGTGTTTGATCTTCTTCTGAACAACTTAGGAGAAACTTTTGATCTTCAGCTTGGTAGATTTAATTGCCCAGTGAATGGCACTTACGTTTTCATTTTTCACATGCTAAAGCTGGCAGTGAATGTGCCACTGTATGTCAACCTCATGAAGAATGAAGAGGTCTTGGTATCAGCCTATGCCAATGATGGTGCTCCAGACCATGAAACTGCTAGCAATCATGCAATTCTTCAGCTCTTCCAGGGAGACCAGATATGGTTACGTCTGCACAGGGGAGCAATTTATGGAAGTAGCTGGAAATATTCTACGTTTTCAGGCTATCTTCTTTATCAAGATTGA
- the CAPRIN2 gene encoding caprin-2 isoform 5 (isoform 5 is encoded by transcript variant 42), translating to MLIQSEKKTQLSKTESVKESESLMEFAQPEIQPQEFLNRRYMTEVDYSNKQGEEQPWEADYARKPNLPKRWDMLTEPDGQEKKQESFKSWEASGKHQEVSKPAVSLEQRKQDTSKLRSTLPEEQKKQEISKSKPSPSQWKQDTPKSKAGYVQEEQKKQETPKLWPVQLQKEQDPKKQTPKSWTPSMQSEQNTTKSWTTPMCEEQDSKQPETPKSWENNVESQKHSLTSQSQISPKSWGVATASLIPNDQLLPRKLNTEPKDVPKPVHQPVGSSSTLPKDPVLRKEKLQDLMTQIQGTCNFMQESVLDFDKPSSAIPTSQPPSATPGSPVASKEQNLSSQSDFLQEPLQATSSPVTCSSNACLVTTDQASSGSETEFMTSETPEAAIPPGKQPSSLASPNPPMAKGSEQGFQSPPASSSSVTINTAPFQAMQTVFNVNAPLPPRKEQEIKESPYSPGYNQSFTTASTQTPPQCQLPSIHVEQTVHSQETANYHPDGTIQVSNGSLAFYPAQTNVFPRPTQPFVNSRGSVRGCTRGGRLITNSYRSPGGYKGFDTYRGLPSISNGNYSQLQFQAREYSGAPYSQRDNFQQCYKRGGTSGGPRANSRAGWSDSSQVSSPERDNETFNSGDSGQGDSRSMTPVDVPVTNPAATILPVHVYPLPQQMRVAFSAARTSNLAPGTLDQPIVFDLLLNNLGETFDLQLGRFNCPVNGTYVFIFHMLKLAVNVPLYVNLMKNEEVLVSAYANDGAPDHETASNHAILQLFQGDQIWLRLHRGAIYGSSWKYSTFSGYLLYQD from the exons ATGCTAATACaatcagagaaaaaaacacaattatcGAAGACTGAATCTGTCAAAGAGTCAG AGTCTCTAATGGAATTTGCCCAGCCAGAGATACAACCACAAGAG TTTCTTAACAGACGCTATATGACAGAAGTAGATTATTCAAACAAACAAGGCGAAGAGCAACCTTGGGAAGCAGATTATGCTAGAAAACCAAATCTCCCAAAACGTTGGGATATGCTTACTGAACCAGATGGTCAAGAGAAGAAACAGGAGTCCTTTAAGTCCTGGGAGGCTTCTGGTAAGCACCAGGAGGTATCCAAGCCTGCAGTTTCCTTAGAACAGAGGAAACAAGACACCTCAAAACTCAGGTCTACTCTGCCGGAAGAGCAGAAGAAGCAGGAGATCTCCAAATCCAAGCCATCTCCTAGCCAGTGGAAGCAAGATACACCTAAATCCAAAGCAGGGTATGTTCAAGAGGAACAAAAGAAACAGGAGACACCAAAGCTGTGGCCAGTTCAGCTGCAGAAAGAACAAGATCCAAAGAAGCAAACTCCAAAGTCTTGGACACCTTCCATGCAGAGCGAACAGAACACCACCAAGTCATGGACCACTCCCATGTGTGAAGAACAGGATTCAAAACAGCCAGAGACTCCAAAATCCTGGGAAAACAATGTTGAGAGTCAAAAACACTCTTTAACATCACAGTCACAGATTTCTCCAAAGTCCTGGGGAGTAGCTACAGCAAGCCTCATACCAAATGACCAGCTGCTGCCCAGGAAGTTGAACACAGAACCCAAAGAT GTGCCTAAGCCTGTGCATCAGCCTGTAGGTTCTTCCTCTACCCTTCCGAAGGATCCAGTattgaggaaagaaaaactgCAGGATCTGATGACTCAGATTCAAGGAACTTGTAACTTTATGCAA GAGTCTGTTCTTGACTTTGACAAACCTTCAAGTGCAATTCCAACGTCACAACCGCCTTCAGCTACTCCAGGTAGCCCCGTAG CATCTAAAGAACAAAATCTGTCCAGTCAAAGTGATTTTCTTCAAGAGCCGTTACAG GCTACTTCTTCTCCAGTTACTTGTAGCTCAAATGCTTGCTTGGTTACTACCGATCAGGCTTCTTCTGGATCTGAAACAGAGTTTATGACCTCAGAGACTCCTGAG GCAGCAATTCCCCCAGGCAAGCAACCGTCTTCACTAGCTTCTCCAAATCCTCCCATGGCAAAGGGCTCTGAACAGGGCTTCCAGTCACCTCCAGCAAGTAGTAGTTCAGTAACCATTAACACAGCACCCTTTCAAGCCATGCAGACA GTATTTAACGTTAATGCACCTCTGCCTCCACgaaaagaacaagaaataaaagaatccCCTTATTCACCTGGCTACAATCAAAGTTTTACCACAGCAAGTACACAAACACCACCCCAGTGCCAACTGCCATCTATACATGTAGAACAAACTGTCCATTCTCAAGAGACTG CAAATTATCATCCTGATGGAACTATTCAAGTAAGCAATGGTAGCCTTGCCTTTTACCCAGCACAGACGAATGTGTTTCCCAGACCTACTCAGCCATTTGTCAATAGCCGGGGATCTGTTAGAGGATGTACTCGTGGTGGGAGATTAATAACCAATTCCTATCGGTCCCCTGGTGGTTATAAAG gTTTTGATACTTATAGAGGACTCCCTTCAATTTCCAATGGAAATTATAGCCAGCTGCAGTTCCAAGCTAGAGAGTATTCTGGAGCACCTTATTCCCAAAGG GATAATTTCCAGCAGTGTTATAAGCGAGGAGGGACATCTGGTGGTCCACGAGCAAATTCGAGAG CAGGGTGGAGTGATTCTTCTCAGGTGAGCAGCCCAGAAAGAGACAACGAAACCTTTAACAGTGGTGACTCTGGACAAGGAGACTCCCGTAGCATGACCCCTGTGGATGTGCCAGTGACAAATCCAGCAGCCACCATACTGCCAGTACACGTCTACCCTCTGCCTCAGCAGATGCGAGTTGCCTTCTCAGCAGCCAGAACCTCTAATCTGGCCCCTGGAACTTTAGACCAACCTATTGTGTTTGATCTTCTTCTGAACAACTTAGGAGAAACTTTTGATCTTCAGCTTGGTAGATTTAATTGCCCAGTGAATGGCACTTACGTTTTCATTTTTCACATGCTAAAGCTGGCAGTGAATGTGCCACTGTATGTCAACCTCATGAAGAATGAAGAGGTCTTGGTATCAGCCTATGCCAATGATGGTGCTCCAGACCATGAAACTGCTAGCAATCATGCAATTCTTCAGCTCTTCCAGGGAGACCAGATATGGTTACGTCTGCACAGGGGAGCAATTTATGGAAGTAGCTGGAAATATTCTACGTTTTCAGGCTATCTTCTTTATCAAGATTGA